In Penaeus vannamei isolate JL-2024 chromosome 15, ASM4276789v1, whole genome shotgun sequence, the following are encoded in one genomic region:
- the LOC113812995 gene encoding uncharacterized protein, translating into MMSTKKNKRFITLLLVAASFCLLFWRKRQPINQVKTLSFKSFAFARSPVTSDLASKRVNPGWVKVAVDRERDGEEGADSVSVENNATCRQMDFHASYGAFSFMNTSTTRCSYILALKQLTSKPNMKNTWTCTDLKTTYNRNCLAYAFGINHDKTLVDEIDRVVGCKVFSSNTVLPSDSEDVDLYNIGFSEIRNRRETTDPYIKIFRKLGHADIIAGLQKMAELKEGPAENKPKQMVIVKLLECHLLQPMAKIDTDSQPKIVIISWMNTEEKGEEKKEEGGKTRRK; encoded by the exons ACAGCCGATCAACCAGGTCAAGACTTTATCCTTTAAATCCTTCGCCTTCGCAAGATCTCCCGTGACCTCTGACCTAGCCTCCAAACGGGTCAATCCAGGTTGGGTTAAGGTCGCTGTAGATcgcgagagagacggggaagagggagcggATTCTGTGTCGGTGGAGAACA atGCCACATGTCGCCAGATGGATTTCCATGCCAGTTACGGAGCCTTCAGTTTCATGAACACATCGACGACTCGATGTTCTTATATT CTCGCACTGAAGCAACTCACTTCAAAACCCAACATGAAAAACACATGGACCTGCACTGACTTGAAGACAACATACAACCGGAACTGTCTGGCGTATGCATTTGGAATTAATCATGATAAGACACTCGTTGATGAGATAGACAGAGTGGTTGGGTGTAAG GTCTTCTCCTCCAACACGGTCCTGCCCAGTGATAGCGAAGACGTGGATCTCTACAACATCGGCTTTTCCGAaataaggaataggagagaaacg ACCGATCCTTACATTAAAATTTTCCGCAAATTGGGGCACGCTGACATCATCGCCGGTTTACAAAAGATGGCCGAGTTAAAGGAAG GACCCGCCGAGAACAAGCCAAAGCAAATGGTCATTGTGAAGCTCCTGGAGTGCCACCTCCTGCAACCAATGGCCAAGATAGACACAGATTCTCAGCCGAAAATTGTTATAATTAGCTGGATGAAcacagaggagaagggggaggaaaaaaaggaggaaggagggaagacgaggaggaagtaa